From the Leishmania donovani BPK282A1 complete genome, chromosome 30 genome, one window contains:
- a CDS encoding phospholipid-translocating P-type ATPase (flippase), putative, producing the protein MRRIRLLDEAVGNQYCTNLVINSRYTVQNFIFKNLYEQFSRPLNLYFLVVAVLQFVSVIAPVNPLSTLLPLLFAFTLTAAKEGYDDLKRHRQDHKYNHTLRRVLDTEKVAWVSRINADIRVGNVLLLREDEEIPCDVVVLGATSGVYIRTDNLDGEIDLKPKETLQLTTVDPGNLSRRTRAVCDVSSETEPPPAVNVISALTGVCLECPPASAIMDSFEGCADLQPTAQATVSCVGAPSGRVPLTHHHLLPQSCVLKNVAQAVCVAVYTGDDTKCGMNKREAPVKWAQIDKDVSRYSACIFVCQILNALVFGVIGFVKNGSMHDMAWYLPLPVSEASGSAVIYPLRFFLLTTVMIPVSFKFVVDVCKYYMARAVEWDISMMHTAPAAAGSQRPDQSQQIGCKVKNSSILEDLGQIDYVLSDKTGTLTQNVMELDAVTVCPGHHISVSKIADTCATLPEELKKQDPATLATVRRFAQMVALCNTVEVAHPQASSGAGPSGAAIAYHAASPDEVALCVGMRKLGVSLVYRNEHRAVLRVRRGEGSSDTVAAAALGACSHGNSGIRVAGTDDDAEDELTWTVHHTLPFSSERRTMGVVVEEPGSGRIWFIVKGADDRVMEMASPPPSSSDASWHPQNLPLHPECAAKLSLYAHRGFRTLLVACKELTRADLSVFLRNIAEASCLAEGRQARLDALRAQMESGVTIIGITAIEDKLQDDVGETISDMLLAGIKVWMLTGDKMETAEQIGLSCGLYRASDMVIRISETQCSTDLGRGTCERGDAATNARSWREELLSFPMQQLPSPPSWHFRQRSAASAFVSASAAQMCGKALETRVLGFDASDSSQLSNGPLRTMALAADSVAEASGSGAGGGAFVSGGPERIAVLVVEGGSVLETILQDPTLRARFREISSRCGSVICARATPSQKAAIVRFVRGGGFMTLSVGDGGNDVAMLQEAHVGVGVAGKEGQQAARAADFSITQFSDLRALLFVHGQQAYTRTAYVIKYSFYKSMLISFIQLAYNVIGTHVSGGTFWNSFSLTMWNGFYTLPQTIFYCFDRCASRVVLERNPYLYKMTRHAVDIRPGEFFGSFVARGVLQSVGLLWLSTRLYGPDFAYAESGGTATNDVTFSVSYTALMLSQVYTMWWESHAVTPLNLLMLLGMPLFYVYSTSVYSDSPTLQYFGVFRKSLDTAGILSAFGVSVALMVPSIIYLTAMVFQTPNPRDVLRQAEIRRQRLLLTRRDYKRMQPLWVRWFGATPEDRSVLCRRCYSAHSMDGDDVGDGMI; encoded by the coding sequence ATGCGCCGCATACGCCTACTAGACGAGGCCGTGGGAAATCAGTACTGCACGAACCTGGTGATCAACAGCCGCTACACGGTGCAGAACTTCATCTTCAAGAACCTCTACGAGCAGTTCAGCCGCCCTCTCAACTTGTACTTTCTGGTCGTGGCCGTGCTGCAGTTCGTTTCGGTCATCGCGCCTGTCAACCCGCTGTCCACACTGCTACCACTCCTTTTCGCTTTCACGCTGACCGCCGCGAAGGAAGGCTACGATGACTTGAAGCGGCACCGACAGGACCACAAATACAACCACACGCTTCGCAGGGTGCTTGACACCGAGAAGGTGGCCTGGGTCTCGCGCATCAACGCCGACATTCGCGTCGGCAATGTGCTGCTACTGCGCGAGGACGAAGAAATTCCATGCGATGTTGTCGTACTCGGCGCGACCTCGGGTGTGTACATCCGCACGGACAACTTGGATGGCGAGATCGACCTGAAGCCTAAGGAGACGCTTCAGCTCACTACGGTTGACCCGGGTAATCTctcgcggcgcacgcgcgcggtTTGCGACGTCAGTTCGGAGACGGAGCCGCCTCCGGCTGTGAATGTCATTTCGGCTCTCACAGGTGTGTGCCTAGAGTGTCCTCCAGCGTCAGCGATCATGGACTCTTTCGAAGGCTGCGCGGACCTTCAACCCACTGCCCAGGCGACCGTCTCTTGCGTTGGCGCCCCGTCGGGGCGAGTGCCTCTCACCCATCACCATCTCCTCCCCCAGTCGTGCGTCCTGAAAAACGTCGCGCAGGCGGTGTGCGTCGCGGTGTACACGGGCGATGACACTAAGTGTGGCATGAACAAGCGCGAGGCGCCTGTGAAGTGGGCGCAAATCGACAAGGACGTCAGCCGCTACTCCGCTTGCATTTTTGTGTGCCAGATACTGAACGCCCTCGTGTTTGGCGTAATCGGGTTTGTGAAAAATGGAAGCATGCACGACATGGCCTGGTACCTGCCGTTGCCGGTGAGCGAGGCGAGCGGGTCGGCTGTCATATACCCGCTGCGCTTCTTTCTGCTGACGACGGTCATGATTCCCGTCTCCTTCAAGTTTGTCGTGGATGTTTGCAAGTACTACATGGCGAGAGCGGTCGAGTGGGACATCTCAATGATGCAtacagcaccagcggcagcggggtcGCAGCGGCCAGATCAGTCGCAGCAGATTGGTTGCAAGGTGAAGAACTCCAGTATCCTCGAGGACCTCGGTCAGATCGACTACGTCCTGTCCGACAAGACCGGCACCCTCACGCAGAATGTGATGGAGCTGGATGCCGTCACCGTCTGCCCTGGCCACCATATCTCTGTTTCCAAGATAGCAGACACATGCGCGACTCTGCCAGAGGAGCTGAAGAAGCAGGACCCCGCAACGCTTGCGACAGTGCGGCGATTTGCGCAGATGGTCGCCTTGTGCAACACCGTAGAGGTCGCGCATCCCCAAGCATCTTCGGGCGCGGGCCCGAGTGGCGCGGCGATCGCCTACCACGCCGCGTCTCCAGACGAGGTTGCTCTCTGCGTGGGGATGCGCAAGTTGGGGGTCTCACTGGTGTATCGCAACGAGCATCGCGCCGTGCTTCGTGTGCGCCGCGGAGAGGGCAGCAGTGACAccgtggcagccgctgcactggGGGCTTGCAGCCACGGTAACAGCGGCATACGCGTTGCAGGGACAGACGACGATGCTGAGGACGAGCTGACGTGGACGGTGCACCACActctccccttttcctctGAGAGGAGGACGATGGGGGTCGTTGTGGAAGAGCCCGGCTCTGGTCGAATTTGGTTTATTGTGAAAGGCGCCGACGATCGGGTGATGGAGATGgcctcaccgccaccgtcgtccTCGGATGCCTCGTGGCACCCCCAAAACCTTCCGCTCCATCCGGAGTGCGCGGCGAAGCTGTCCCTGTACGCCCACCGCGGCTTCCGTACCCTTCTCGTCGCGTGTAAGGAACTCACACGGGCGGATCTAAGTGTCTTCCTGCGCAACATTGCGGAGGCGAGCTGTTTGGCCGAGGGCCGGCAGGCCCGCCTCGACGCACTGCGTGCGCAGATGGAATCTGGTGTGACCATTATCGGCATCACAGCCATCGAGGACAAGTTGCAGGATGATGTGGGGGAGACGATTAGCGACATGCTCCTCGCCGGCATCAAGGTTTGGATGCTGACAGGGGACAAGATGGAGACGGCAGAGCAGATCGGCCTGTCGTGCGGTCTTTACCGTGCAAGTGATATGGTCATTCGCATTAGCGAGACACAGTGTTCTACGGACCTCGGCAGAGGCACCTGCGAGCGTGGCGATGCGGCGACCAATGCGAGAAGCTggcgcgaggagctgctctCCTTCCCGATGCAGCAACTGCCTTCGCCACCCTCCTGGCATTTCCGacagcgcagcgctgcatccGCGTTTGTGTCCgcgtcagcggcgcagaTGTGCGGCAAGGCGCTGGAGACGCGCGTGCTTGGTTTCGACGCGAGCGACTCGTCTCAGCTCTCGAACGGGCCGTTGCGCACGAtggcgctggcagcggaCAGTGTCGCGGAGGCAAGCGGGAGCGGCGCGGGCGGTGGTGCCTTTGTGAGCGGTGGCCCCGAGCGCATCGCCGTCTTAGTTGTGGAAGGTGGTAGTGTACTAGAGACCATCCTACAAGACCCGACACTTCGGGCACGCTTCCGCGAGATAtcgagccgctgcggcagcgtcatctgcgcgcgcgcgacccCGAGCCAGAAAGCCGCCATCGTCCGGTttgtgcgcggcggcggcttcatGACGCTGtccgtcggcgacggcggcaacgaTGTCGCGATGCTGCAGGAAGCGCATGTGGGCGTGGGGGTTGCGGGCAAGGAGGGGCAGCAGGCGGCCCGTGCCGCAGATTTTTCCATTACGCAGTTTTCCgacctgcgcgcgctgctgtttgTGCACGGGCAGCAGGCGTACACCCGAACCGCGTACGTGATCAAGTACAGCTTCTACAAGTCGATGCTGATTTCGTTCATTCAACTCGCCTACAACGTAATCGGCACCCATGTATCTGGTGGTACCTTCTGGAACAGCTTTTCTCTTACGATGTGGAACGGCTTCTATACGCTGCCGCAGACCATCTTCTACTGCTTCGACCGCTGTGCGTCGCGTGTAGTGCTGGAGCGCAATCCGTACCTGTACAAGATGACGCGGCACGCTGTCGACATACGCCCGGGCGAGTTCTTCGGGTCTTTTGTGGCccgcggcgtgctgcagtcTGTTGGGCTTCTTTGGCTAAGTACGCGGTTGTACGGGCCCGACTTTGCGTACGCCGAAAGCGGTGGCACGGCGACCAATGACGTGACGTTCAGCGTCTCCTACACGGCCCTGATGCTGTCGCAGGTGTACACCATGTGGTGGGAGTCGCACGCCGTTACCCCGCTAAACCTTCTCATGCTTCTTGGCATGCCGCTCTTCTACGTGTACTCCACGAGTGTCTATAGTGACAGCCCAACGCTGCAGTACTTTGGTGTGTTCCGCAAGTCGCTTGACACCGCCGGAATCCTTTCGGCGTTTGGCGTGTCGGTGGCACTCATGGTACCAAGCATCATCTACCTCACGGCAATGGTCTTTCAGACCCCTAACCCGCGCGATGTCCTGCGCCAAGCTGAGATCCGTCgtcagcggctgctgctgacgcggcGTGACTACAAGCGCATGCAGCCGTTGTGGGTGCGCTGGTTTGGTGCCACGCCAGAGGACCGCTCCGTGTTGTGTAGGCGATGCTACAGTGCGCATAGCatggacggcgacgatgtcGGAGACGGCATGATCTGA
- a CDS encoding zinc-finger protein, conserved → MSRCGTCNVVLENGEVLRAHYGSEFHLTNVRRRVDGLRPLSQQDHRFSRNEMEGAVLGEKGTPVYSCTLCKKTFHSVQTLQTHIRSTAHLMRKEKRIIARDSETASMLTSTSLGSAAMGLHRRHNAKKSAAARGDAKPKTAPKVDAEEREEDASELRCMFCGFLSADVGSNVHHLECVHSFTIPLTAHCTNQAALLAYLARKINGLMCIVCNERTRSFSSLEALRDHMRETNHERLILSPEYQEFYDVVLEDPEAARPVQLEGVRGDELVLAHDKALGKRRVVLKRENDVPRARPRETEEHNEKRMAILAEEQETRALARQEQKELIMAQNKEAAWVAKRSGGDRHNLQLDVSMRTNRLHPKGYDGNMMFS, encoded by the coding sequence ATGTCTCGCTGTGGTACGTGCAACGTGGTGCTAGAGAACGGCGAGGTACTGCGTGCCCACTACGGGTCTGAATTCCACCTCACCAATgtgcgtcgccgcgtcgACGGCTTGCGCCCGCTGTCGCAGCAGGATCACCGCTTCTCCAGGAATGAGATGGAGGGGGCCGTGCTGGGCGAGAAGGGCACGCCCGTCTACTCGTGCACGCTGTGCAAAAAGACTTTTCACTCTGTCCAGACGCTGCAGACACACATCCGCTCAACAGCGCATCTGATGcgaaaggagaagcgcaTCATCGCGCGTGACTCGGAGACGGCAAGTATGCTGACGTCGACGTCGCTCGGTAGCGCGGCGATGGGTCTGCATCGTCGCCACAACGCCAAGaagagcgccgctgcgcgtggtgACGCGAAGCCAAAGACCGCTCCGAAGGTGGACGCtgaggagcgggaggaggacgcAAGCGAGCTGCGCTGCATGTTCTGCGGCTTTCTCTCGGCGGATGTCGGGTCAAACGTGCACCATTTGGAGTGCGTGCACAGTTTCACGATACCGCTGACGGCCCACTGCACGAAccaggcagcgctgctcgcgtATCTAGCTCGAAAAATCAACGGTCTTATGTGCATCGTGTGCAATGAGCGCACCCGATCCTTCTCTTCGCTGGAAGCTCTGCGCGACCACATGCGCGAAACGAACCACGAGCGCCTTATTCTCAGCCCTGAATACCAGGAGTTCTACGACGTTGTGCTCGAGGACccggaggcggcgaggcCGGTGCAGCTCGAGGGTGTCCGCGGCGACGAACTTGTCCTGGCGCACGACAAGGCGCTCGGGAAGAGGCGCGTGGTGCTAAAGCGCGAAAATGATGTGCCACGCGCCCGCCCACGCGAGACGGAGGAGCACAATGAGAAGCGCATGGCGATTCTGgccgaggagcaggagaCGCGCGCCCTGGCGAGGCAGGAGCAGAAGGAGCTCATCATGGCACAGAACAAGGAGGCGGCGTGGGTGGcaaagcgcagcggcggtgaccgTCATAACCTTCAGCTGGACGTTAGCATGCGCACGAATAGGCTCCATCCGAAAGGGTACGATGGCAACATGATGTTCAGTTAA